The proteins below come from a single Streptococcus porcinus genomic window:
- the hisS gene encoding histidine--tRNA ligase yields the protein MKLQKPKGTQDILPEEAAKWQYVEAVARETFEKYNYGEIRTPMFEHYEVISRSVGDTTDIVTKEMYDFHDKGDRHITLRPEGTAPVVRSFVENKLFAPEVQKPVKLYYIGSMFRYERPQAGRLREFHQIGVECFGSANPASDVETIAMANHLFETLGIKDITLHINSLGNPTSRAAYRQALIDYLTPMREQLSKDSQRRLDENPLRVLDSKEKEDKTAVENAPSILDYLDEESQAHFEAVKAMLTDLEIPYVIDTNMVRGLDYYNHTIFEFMATVDKSELTICAGGRYDGLVSYFDGPETPGFGFGLGLERLLLILEKQGITLPVASEMDVYIAVLGDAANSKALALVQALRKQGFKAERDYLGRKIKAQFKSADSFKAKVIMTLGESEVEAGKVSLKNNQSRQEIEASFEEISNDFPRLLSKLV from the coding sequence ATGAAACTTCAAAAACCTAAAGGAACTCAGGACATTTTACCTGAAGAAGCTGCTAAGTGGCAATATGTTGAAGCTGTTGCGCGTGAAACATTTGAAAAATATAATTACGGGGAAATCAGGACTCCAATGTTTGAACACTATGAAGTCATTAGTCGCTCAGTCGGTGATACGACTGATATCGTGACTAAAGAAATGTATGATTTCCATGACAAGGGGGATCGTCATATTACGCTTCGTCCAGAAGGGACAGCCCCGGTAGTGCGTTCTTTTGTTGAGAATAAGCTTTTTGCACCAGAGGTTCAAAAACCAGTTAAGTTATATTATATTGGCTCAATGTTCCGTTACGAGCGTCCACAAGCAGGGCGTTTACGTGAGTTCCACCAGATTGGAGTAGAGTGTTTTGGTTCTGCCAATCCAGCCAGTGATGTGGAAACAATTGCTATGGCTAACCATCTTTTTGAAACGTTAGGAATTAAAGACATTACTTTACACATCAATAGTTTAGGGAATCCTACAAGTCGTGCGGCTTACCGTCAGGCTTTGATTGATTACTTGACACCTATGCGTGAGCAATTATCTAAGGACAGTCAACGACGTTTAGATGAAAATCCATTGCGGGTTTTGGATTCTAAAGAAAAAGAAGACAAAACAGCCGTTGAGAATGCACCATCAATTTTGGATTATTTAGATGAAGAAAGTCAGGCTCACTTTGAAGCTGTTAAAGCTATGTTAACTGACCTTGAAATCCCTTATGTTATTGATACCAATATGGTACGTGGCTTGGACTACTATAACCACACTATTTTTGAGTTCATGGCAACTGTAGATAAGTCGGAATTAACTATTTGTGCAGGTGGCCGTTATGACGGTCTGGTTAGCTACTTTGACGGACCGGAAACGCCAGGTTTTGGTTTCGGTCTTGGTCTTGAACGTCTTTTGCTTATTTTAGAAAAGCAGGGCATCACACTGCCAGTTGCATCTGAGATGGATGTTTACATCGCTGTCTTGGGAGATGCTGCCAACAGCAAAGCTTTAGCATTAGTGCAAGCTCTTCGTAAACAAGGGTTTAAAGCGGAACGGGATTATCTAGGCCGTAAAATCAAGGCCCAATTTAAATCAGCAGATAGCTTTAAAGCTAAAGTTATTATGACTTTAGGGGAAAGTGAAGTAGAAGCTGGTAAAGTCAGCCTTAAAAATAACCAAAGTCGTCAGGAAATTGAAGCTAGCTTTGAAGAAATAAGTAACGATTTCCCTAGGTTGTTGTCTAAATTAGTTTGA
- the aspS gene encoding aspartate--tRNA ligase — MKRSMYAGHVRSEHIGQELTLKGWVGRRRDLGGLIFIDLRDREGIMQLVINPEETNADVVKNAEAIRSEYVIEVQGVVQERQQANNQLATGSVELKVTELTILNTSKTTPFEIKDAVEVGDETRLRYRYLDLRRPEMLENFKLRAKVTHSIRNYLDDLDFIDVETPMLTKSTPEGARDYLVPSRVSQGHFYALPQSPQITKQLLMNAGFDRYYQIVKCFRDEDLRGDRQPEFTQVDLETSFLSEQEIQDLVEGMIAKVMKDTKGVDIKLPFPRMSYDDAMNFYGSDKPDTRFDMLLQDVTQLVKDVDFKVFSEAPAVKAIVVKDRADQFSRKDIDKLTEFAKQFGAKGLAWVKKVDGLLAGPVAKFLTELDSRLTEYLQITDNDLILFVADELAIANNTLGALRNRLAKELGLIDNKKFNFLWVVDWPMFEWSEEEDRYMSAHHPFTLPTEISTKELEGDLAKVRAVAYDIVLNGYELGGGSLRINHRDMQERMFKALGFTREAANEQFGFLLEAMDYGFPPHGGLAIGLDRFVMLLAGKDNIREVIAFPKNNKASDPMTQAPSIVSDKQLDELSLQVESHD; from the coding sequence ATGAAACGTAGCATGTATGCTGGACATGTTCGATCAGAACATATTGGACAAGAACTTACTTTAAAAGGTTGGGTTGGACGTCGTAGAGACTTGGGCGGCCTTATTTTTATTGATTTACGCGACCGTGAAGGTATTATGCAACTTGTTATTAATCCAGAGGAAACTAATGCTGATGTGGTAAAGAATGCAGAGGCTATTCGTAGTGAGTATGTCATTGAAGTTCAGGGTGTGGTTCAGGAGCGTCAACAGGCAAATAATCAATTGGCGACAGGTTCTGTCGAGCTAAAAGTTACTGAGTTAACTATTTTAAACACCTCTAAAACAACACCTTTTGAAATTAAAGATGCTGTTGAGGTCGGCGATGAGACTAGACTTCGTTATCGCTATTTAGATTTACGTCGCCCGGAAATGTTGGAAAACTTCAAGCTACGTGCTAAGGTAACACATTCAATTCGTAATTATTTAGATGATCTCGATTTCATTGATGTTGAAACGCCAATGCTAACCAAGTCCACACCAGAAGGTGCGCGTGACTACTTGGTACCAAGTAGGGTTAGCCAAGGGCATTTCTACGCTTTGCCACAAAGTCCGCAAATCACGAAGCAGCTACTAATGAATGCTGGTTTCGATCGTTATTACCAAATCGTTAAATGTTTCCGTGATGAGGATTTACGTGGTGATCGTCAACCAGAGTTTACACAAGTTGACTTGGAAACATCTTTCTTATCTGAACAGGAAATCCAAGACCTAGTTGAAGGTATGATTGCTAAGGTTATGAAAGACACTAAAGGTGTTGACATCAAGCTCCCTTTCCCTAGAATGTCTTATGACGATGCCATGAATTTCTACGGTTCTGACAAACCAGATACTCGCTTTGACATGCTCTTGCAAGATGTGACGCAACTTGTAAAAGATGTTGATTTTAAAGTTTTTTCAGAAGCTCCCGCAGTTAAAGCCATTGTTGTAAAAGATAGAGCAGATCAATTCTCACGTAAAGATATTGATAAACTAACTGAGTTTGCTAAGCAGTTTGGCGCAAAAGGCCTAGCCTGGGTGAAGAAGGTAGATGGCTTGCTAGCAGGCCCGGTTGCTAAGTTCTTAACGGAACTTGACAGCAGATTGACAGAATATTTACAGATAACTGACAATGACCTGATTTTATTTGTTGCTGATGAACTAGCCATTGCCAATAATACACTCGGTGCTCTGCGTAATCGCTTAGCCAAAGAACTTGGTTTAATTGATAACAAAAAATTTAATTTCCTTTGGGTTGTTGATTGGCCGATGTTTGAATGGTCAGAAGAAGAAGATCGTTATATGTCGGCGCATCATCCATTTACACTACCAACAGAAATATCTACTAAAGAACTGGAAGGTGATTTAGCCAAGGTTCGAGCTGTAGCTTATGATATTGTTTTAAATGGTTATGAACTTGGGGGTGGTAGCCTAAGGATTAATCATAGGGACATGCAAGAACGCATGTTTAAAGCTCTAGGTTTTACAAGAGAAGCTGCTAATGAACAATTTGGCTTCCTACTAGAGGCTATGGATTACGGATTCCCTCCACATGGTGGCTTAGCTATCGGTCTTGATCGTTTTGTAATGTTACTTGCTGGTAAAGATAATATTCGTGAGGTTATCGCTTTCCCTAAAAATAACAAAGCAAGTGATCCAATGACGCAGGCACCGAGCATAGTGTCAGACAAACAACTAGATGAATTAAGTCTTCAAGTAGAAAGTCATGATTAG
- a CDS encoding YitT family protein, producing the protein MPFDSKLEFKKLSYIIGGSAVYAFAFVYFYMANRIAANGMSGLTLVGKALFNIDPIISGYLINLPLVFIGAKYFGRRSTVYTVTGVLSLYFFVWMFQKIPLLIDLNHDKLVISLMAGIIGGLGGGLVFRSGGTIGGSDIIGKVIETKFGLQLNQALLGIDIFVMILSLTYISIPDMMYALIASFMYGRIAHIVQNGGYSVRGAIIVSDFSAEISQFIMEELGRGVTYLNGEGAYSAREKKVIYAALSRTDVRELKDMISEIDPRAFVSIFDMDEINSPDFFIPKKKKRKKKIGN; encoded by the coding sequence ATGCCATTTGACAGTAAACTTGAATTTAAAAAACTATCATACATCATTGGTGGATCAGCAGTATATGCTTTTGCCTTTGTTTATTTTTATATGGCAAATCGTATCGCAGCTAATGGGATGTCGGGGTTAACACTTGTCGGAAAGGCACTGTTTAATATTGATCCCATTATTTCAGGCTACCTCATCAACTTGCCACTAGTTTTTATCGGAGCTAAGTATTTTGGTAGAAGATCTACAGTTTATACTGTGACGGGTGTTTTATCCCTCTATTTTTTCGTTTGGATGTTTCAAAAAATACCACTCTTGATTGACCTTAATCATGATAAGTTAGTTATCTCTTTGATGGCGGGGATTATCGGAGGACTTGGTGGAGGCCTAGTTTTTCGTAGTGGAGGAACGATTGGCGGATCTGATATCATTGGTAAAGTTATTGAGACTAAGTTCGGTTTACAACTCAATCAAGCACTACTTGGAATTGATATTTTTGTTATGATTCTATCTTTGACTTACATTTCTATCCCAGATATGATGTATGCTCTAATAGCTAGTTTTATGTACGGAAGGATTGCTCATATTGTTCAAAATGGTGGTTATTCCGTTAGGGGAGCAATTATTGTTTCAGACTTTTCCGCTGAAATATCACAATTTATCATGGAAGAATTAGGTAGAGGAGTTACCTACTTGAATGGTGAAGGTGCTTATTCTGCTCGAGAGAAAAAAGTTATCTATGCTGCTCTGAGTAGAACAGATGTACGTGAGCTTAAAGACATGATAAGTGAAATTGATCCGAGAGCATTTGTTTCGATTTTTGATATGGATGAGATAAACAGTCCGGATTTCTTTATACCTAAGAAGAAAAAAAGAAAAAAGAAGATAGGTAACTAG
- the argR gene encoding arginine repressor: MNKIERQNQIKRIIQSEHIGTQEEIKNFLSKEGISVTQATLSRDLREIGLLKLRNEKGKLYYSLSEPVVSPFSPDVRYYVLKVDRAGFMLVLHTNLGEADVLANLIDNGDIDEIIGTVAGADTLLVICRNEDIAERFEKDLALSI, translated from the coding sequence ATGAATAAAATTGAGCGTCAAAATCAGATCAAGCGAATTATTCAATCAGAACATATTGGTACGCAAGAAGAAATCAAAAATTTTCTCAGTAAAGAAGGAATTAGTGTTACTCAGGCAACCCTATCTCGTGACTTGAGAGAAATAGGTCTCTTAAAACTACGTAATGAAAAAGGAAAACTCTATTATAGTTTGTCAGAACCAGTTGTTTCTCCCTTTAGTCCAGATGTTCGTTACTACGTTTTAAAAGTTGATCGTGCTGGTTTTATGCTAGTTCTCCACACCAACCTAGGCGAAGCAGATGTCTTAGCAAATCTGATTGACAATGGTGATATTGATGAAATCATAGGTACGGTTGCAGGAGCGGACACGCTGCTAGTTATTTGTCGCAATGAAGATATTGCTGAGCGTTTTGAAAAAGATTTGGCTCTAAGTATATGA
- the mutS gene encoding DNA mismatch repair protein MutS, whose protein sequence is MTNPKISPGMQQYLDIKSNYPDAFLLFRMGDFYELFYEDAVKAAQILEIGLTSRNKNAENPIPMAGVPHHSAQQYIDVLIEMGYKVAIAEQMEDPKKAVGVVKREVVQVITPGTVVDSAKPSTANNFLVAIDYDGQTYGLSYMDLATGEFFVTSLADFTSLNSEILNLKTKEVILGFELNDDQEKQLKQDSNLLLSYSDESYEDSALLNSQLAPIELRVAGKLLAYVNQTQMRELSHLQKVSHYEIKDYLQMTYATKASLDLLENARTGKKHGSLYWLLDETKTAMGMRLLRTWIDRPLIHQAAIEKRQRIIQTFLDNFIERADLSDSLKGVYDIERLSSRVSFGKVNPKDLLQLGQTLAQVPYIKAVLESMTSADLEELVGQIDAIPELENLIRSAIDPDAQATISEGNIIRTGFDERLDHYRKVMKEGTGWIADIEGKERQASGINNLKIDYNKKDGYYFHVTNSNLSLVPDHFFRKATLKNSERYGTAELAKIEGQMLEAREESAQLEYDIFMRVRAQVETYIARLQALAKAIATVDVLQSLAQVAEQNHYVCPRFNQDKEVSIIDGRHAVVEKVMGVREYIPNSIRLTEQVSIQLITGPNMSGKSTYMRQLALTIIMAQMGSYVSAEQANLPLFDAIFTRIGAADDLISGQSTFMVEMMEANQAIQRASQDSLILFDELGRGTATYDGMALAQSIIEHIHNHVGAKTLFATHYHELTTLSSQLQGLQNVHVSTLEKGGEVTFLHKISEGPADKSYGIHVAKIAGLPAGLLSRASHILEKLEGNSKGGSLAPTSTKVAQEFSDSQQLDLFANDSKDAIIDRLRATDIMNLTPMEAMTVLYELKKEL, encoded by the coding sequence ATGACCAATCCTAAGATTTCTCCTGGAATGCAACAGTATCTGGACATCAAATCCAATTATCCAGATGCTTTTTTGCTTTTTAGGATGGGAGATTTTTACGAATTATTTTATGAAGATGCAGTAAAAGCAGCTCAGATACTAGAAATTGGTTTAACTAGTCGCAATAAAAATGCTGAAAACCCTATTCCCATGGCAGGAGTGCCCCATCACTCAGCTCAACAGTATATTGATGTTCTTATTGAAATGGGATATAAGGTTGCCATCGCTGAACAGATGGAAGACCCCAAAAAAGCAGTTGGGGTGGTCAAACGTGAAGTTGTTCAAGTGATTACACCAGGAACAGTAGTTGATTCTGCTAAACCAAGCACAGCTAACAACTTTTTAGTTGCTATTGACTATGATGGCCAGACTTATGGTTTGTCCTATATGGATTTGGCAACAGGAGAATTTTTTGTAACAAGTTTGGCTGATTTTACAAGCCTTAACAGTGAAATATTAAATTTAAAAACTAAAGAGGTTATCCTTGGTTTTGAATTGAATGACGATCAAGAAAAACAGTTAAAACAAGACAGTAATTTGCTCTTGTCCTATAGTGATGAGAGCTATGAAGATTCGGCTCTGCTAAATTCGCAACTAGCTCCGATTGAACTGAGAGTGGCGGGAAAATTATTAGCTTATGTTAATCAAACTCAAATGCGCGAACTCTCGCACCTGCAAAAAGTTAGCCATTACGAGATTAAAGATTATCTGCAGATGACTTATGCCACAAAAGCGAGCTTAGATTTGCTAGAAAATGCTCGTACAGGTAAGAAACATGGGAGTCTTTACTGGCTATTGGATGAGACGAAGACTGCTATGGGGATGCGTCTGTTACGAACTTGGATAGATCGTCCACTCATTCATCAGGCGGCCATTGAAAAAAGACAAAGGATTATTCAAACCTTTCTTGATAATTTTATCGAGCGGGCAGATTTAAGTGATAGTTTAAAAGGGGTCTATGATATTGAACGTTTGTCCAGTCGAGTTTCTTTTGGGAAGGTCAACCCCAAGGACCTCCTTCAATTAGGGCAGACATTAGCTCAAGTTCCTTATATTAAGGCTGTTTTAGAGTCTATGACCAGCGCAGACTTAGAAGAGTTGGTTGGTCAAATTGATGCCATTCCAGAACTAGAAAACCTTATCCGCTCAGCTATTGACCCAGATGCTCAAGCCACCATTAGTGAAGGTAATATTATAAGGACCGGCTTTGATGAGCGTTTGGATCACTATCGGAAGGTGATGAAAGAAGGAACCGGTTGGATTGCTGATATTGAAGGTAAGGAACGCCAAGCCAGTGGGATTAATAATCTAAAAATTGATTACAACAAAAAAGATGGCTACTATTTCCATGTGACGAATTCTAATCTATCACTAGTTCCTGATCATTTCTTTAGAAAAGCGACGCTGAAAAATTCAGAACGATATGGCACAGCAGAACTGGCTAAAATTGAAGGGCAGATGCTAGAGGCGCGTGAAGAATCAGCCCAGTTGGAGTATGACATTTTCATGAGGGTCCGAGCACAGGTGGAAACTTATATTGCACGATTACAAGCCTTAGCCAAGGCCATTGCAACCGTAGATGTCTTGCAAAGTTTAGCTCAAGTTGCAGAGCAGAATCACTACGTTTGCCCTCGCTTTAATCAAGATAAAGAGGTTAGTATCATAGATGGGCGTCACGCGGTCGTTGAAAAGGTAATGGGCGTGCGGGAGTATATTCCAAACAGTATTCGTTTAACAGAACAAGTTTCTATTCAATTAATCACCGGGCCAAATATGAGTGGGAAGTCGACCTATATGCGTCAGCTAGCTTTGACCATTATTATGGCTCAAATGGGATCCTATGTATCTGCGGAGCAGGCTAATCTTCCATTATTTGATGCTATCTTTACTCGGATAGGGGCTGCGGATGACTTGATTTCAGGTCAGTCTACTTTTATGGTGGAAATGATGGAAGCTAATCAAGCTATTCAGCGTGCTAGTCAAGACTCACTTATTCTATTTGATGAGCTGGGACGAGGAACAGCCACCTATGATGGGATGGCTTTAGCCCAATCAATCATTGAGCATATCCATAATCATGTGGGGGCTAAAACACTCTTTGCTACTCATTACCATGAGTTGACAACCCTGTCAAGTCAGTTACAAGGTTTACAAAATGTCCACGTGTCTACTTTGGAAAAAGGAGGAGAAGTAACCTTCTTACATAAAATTTCTGAAGGTCCTGCGGACAAGTCTTACGGAATTCATGTTGCTAAAATTGCAGGTCTCCCAGCGGGATTACTTTCAAGAGCAAGTCACATTTTAGAAAAACTAGAAGGTAATTCAAAAGGAGGGAGCTTAGCCCCTACTTCAACAAAAGTGGCTCAGGAGTTCAGTGATAGTCAACAACTTGACCTCTTTGCAAATGATTCTAAAGATGCTATTATTGACAGACTTAGAGCCACTGATATCATGAATCTTACTCCTATGGAAGCAATGACTGTTCTTTATGAGTTAAAGAAAGAATTATAA
- a CDS encoding YlbF family regulator, with protein MTPYDTSLKQLLDTIEKHPSVQAYKQIDNQMKENPELTALAFEMKKNQQKAILFDKIEKKQAAEQSLTLAENLEENIIDQPLVTEYREKMQDASDLLQYITKTIEEKINKEVRNDQS; from the coding sequence ATGACCCCATATGATACTTCCCTAAAGCAGTTATTAGATACCATTGAAAAACATCCTAGCGTACAAGCATACAAGCAGATTGATAATCAGATGAAGGAAAATCCTGAATTGACTGCCTTGGCCTTTGAAATGAAAAAGAATCAGCAAAAAGCTATTCTTTTTGATAAAATAGAGAAGAAGCAGGCAGCCGAACAGTCGCTGACCTTAGCTGAAAACTTAGAAGAAAATATTATAGATCAGCCCTTGGTAACAGAATACCGAGAGAAAATGCAAGATGCTAGTGACTTATTACAATACATTACAAAAACAATCGAAGAGAAAATAAATAAGGAGGTTAGGAATGACCAATCCTAA
- the argS gene encoding arginine--tRNA ligase translates to MDTKSLIASEIAKVVPELNQETIYNLLETPKNSDMGDIAFPTFSLAKVLRKAPQMIAAELAEKIDSSQFEKVMAVGPYINFFLDKTAISKNVLHAVIEEKADYGQQHIGDGQNITLDMSSPNIAKPFSVGHLRSTVIADAIGHIYSKLGYNSIRINHLGDWGKQFGMLIVAYKLWGDQAAIEANPIDELLKLYVRINAEAEENPELDEQARQWFKKLEDGDKEAWDLWQWFRDESLVEFNRIYDKLDVTFDYFHGEAFYNDKMDEGIQILEDKHLLKESKGAQIVDLEKYDLPPALIKKSDGATLYITRDMATAMYRQRTFNFVKNIYVVGQEQSHHFKQLKAVLKEMGFDWADNMIHVSFGLVTKNKKKLSTRKGNIIRLEPTLDEAVARALTQIESKNPDLENKEAVAHAVGVGAVKFYDLKTDRDNGYDFDLEAMVSFEGETGPYVQYTYARIQSILRKANFTPGLNKDYSLNDDESWEIIKLLQSFATNIQRAADKYDPSIIAKFAIQLAQAFNKYYAHTRILDESDERDSRLALCYSTAVVLKESLRLLGVQAPEKM, encoded by the coding sequence ATGGATACTAAATCATTGATTGCAAGTGAGATTGCAAAAGTGGTTCCTGAATTGAACCAAGAGACTATCTATAATTTGCTTGAAACGCCAAAAAATTCTGACATGGGGGATATTGCTTTTCCTACCTTTAGTCTTGCTAAAGTGCTACGCAAAGCCCCTCAAATGATTGCTGCAGAGCTTGCCGAAAAAATCGACTCAAGTCAATTTGAAAAAGTTATGGCAGTTGGACCTTACATCAACTTTTTCCTTGATAAAACCGCGATTTCAAAAAATGTGCTCCACGCCGTTATTGAAGAAAAAGCTGATTATGGTCAACAACATATTGGTGATGGCCAAAATATCACATTAGACATGTCTAGCCCTAACATTGCTAAGCCATTCTCAGTTGGGCATTTACGTTCTACTGTCATTGCTGACGCTATTGGTCACATTTACTCTAAACTTGGTTACAACTCAATCCGTATTAACCATCTTGGTGACTGGGGTAAACAGTTTGGAATGCTGATTGTTGCCTACAAACTTTGGGGGGATCAAGCAGCTATTGAAGCTAACCCAATCGATGAACTTCTTAAACTTTATGTAAGAATCAATGCAGAAGCTGAAGAAAATCCTGAATTAGATGAACAAGCTCGTCAATGGTTCAAAAAACTTGAGGACGGGGATAAAGAAGCTTGGGATTTATGGCAATGGTTCCGCGATGAAAGTCTTGTTGAGTTCAATCGTATCTATGATAAACTAGATGTTACTTTTGACTACTTCCATGGTGAAGCTTTCTACAATGATAAAATGGATGAAGGTATTCAAATCCTTGAAGATAAACATCTTCTTAAAGAGTCTAAAGGTGCCCAAATTGTAGACCTTGAAAAATATGATTTACCACCAGCTCTTATCAAAAAATCTGATGGAGCAACTCTCTATATTACGCGTGATATGGCGACAGCAATGTATCGCCAACGCACCTTCAATTTTGTTAAAAACATCTACGTTGTAGGACAAGAACAATCTCACCACTTTAAGCAACTTAAAGCCGTTCTAAAAGAGATGGGATTTGACTGGGCAGATAACATGATTCATGTTTCCTTTGGCTTAGTTACAAAAAACAAGAAAAAACTATCTACTCGTAAAGGAAATATTATTCGTCTTGAGCCAACTCTTGATGAAGCTGTTGCTCGTGCCCTAACCCAAATTGAATCTAAAAATCCAGATCTTGAAAATAAGGAGGCTGTCGCGCATGCCGTTGGTGTTGGTGCAGTGAAGTTTTACGATCTTAAAACTGATCGTGATAATGGCTATGATTTCGACCTTGAAGCAATGGTTTCTTTTGAAGGTGAAACTGGTCCCTATGTTCAATACACATACGCTCGTATTCAATCTATCCTACGCAAGGCAAACTTCACACCAGGCTTAAACAAAGATTATTCCTTAAATGATGATGAATCTTGGGAGATTATTAAATTACTTCAAAGCTTTGCTACTAACATTCAGCGTGCGGCTGATAAATACGATCCATCAATTATCGCAAAATTTGCTATCCAGTTGGCGCAGGCTTTCAACAAATACTATGCCCATACGCGTATTCTTGATGAGTCTGATGAACGTGACAGTCGTCTAGCACTTTGCTATTCTACAGCGGTCGTCCTCAAAGAATCGCTTCGCCTTCTAGGTGTTCAAGCTCCAGAAAAAATGTAA
- a CDS encoding YitT family protein: MIRKTTYKKKVKYVISRGAKKVGLLHALRSISREKYAEKISASILYGILSSIAVNLFFQPGHVYSSGATGLAQVISAVSHRTLGMSLPISLVFYVINLPLLVLAWYKIGHKFTIFTFITVTMSSFFIQIIPQLTLTEDPLINAIFGGLFMGIGVGFGLKSRISSGGTDIVSLTIRKKTGKDVGQIALVLNAVIMVFAGILFGWQYALYSMVAIFVSTRITDAIYTKQKKMQAMIVTEQPDKVIKAIHKKLHRGVTCINDAEGTYKHVHKTVLITILTQEEYIGFKGLMLKTDPDAFISVAENVRIIGRFVEDD; this comes from the coding sequence ATGATTAGAAAAACAACTTACAAGAAAAAAGTAAAATATGTTATTAGTCGCGGTGCTAAAAAAGTAGGGCTATTACATGCCCTGCGAAGCATTTCTAGGGAGAAATATGCAGAAAAAATTTCTGCTTCTATCTTATATGGGATTCTTTCCAGTATTGCTGTTAATTTATTTTTTCAACCGGGTCATGTCTATTCCAGTGGAGCAACAGGTTTAGCACAAGTTATTTCGGCGGTGAGTCATCGTACTTTAGGAATGTCACTGCCAATTTCACTTGTTTTTTATGTGATAAACCTTCCTTTACTAGTTTTAGCTTGGTATAAAATTGGACATAAATTTACAATTTTCACTTTTATAACTGTTACCATGTCCTCCTTCTTTATTCAGATTATCCCACAGTTGACACTGACAGAAGATCCATTAATAAATGCCATTTTTGGAGGACTTTTTATGGGGATTGGTGTCGGTTTTGGGTTAAAATCACGAATCTCAAGTGGAGGAACTGATATTGTTAGCTTAACTATCCGTAAGAAAACTGGCAAAGATGTGGGGCAGATCGCTCTAGTTCTTAATGCTGTTATTATGGTTTTTGCTGGGATTTTATTTGGTTGGCAATATGCACTTTATTCCATGGTAGCTATATTTGTTAGTACACGGATAACGGATGCTATATATACTAAGCAAAAGAAAATGCAAGCGATGATAGTAACTGAACAACCTGATAAGGTTATAAAAGCTATTCATAAAAAATTACATCGTGGAGTAACATGTATAAATGATGCTGAAGGGACCTATAAACATGTTCATAAGACTGTCCTTATTACCATATTGACTCAGGAGGAGTATATCGGCTTTAAGGGATTAATGTTAAAGACAGATCCAGATGCATTTATCTCTGTGGCCGAAAATGTTCGGATAATAGGCCGTTTTGTTGAAGATGATTAG
- a CDS encoding YitT family protein, giving the protein MTQFHIWFGRLKALFAITLGVAIYSFGFVNFNMANRLAEGGVSGLTLMLHALMGVNPAFSSLLFNIPLFIVGAMIFGRRSLALTIYGTISMSIFIWFWQKVPIALGLEHDMMLVAVVAGLFSGVGCGLVFRYGATTGGTDIIGRIAEEKMGIKLGQTLLAIDAVILIASLTYIDLKQMLYTLVASFVFSQVLTIVQNGGYTIRGMIIITKHSKAAAHAILTEINRGVTYLKGEGAYSGNEYNVMYITLSPNEVRDVKRILADLDPDAFISIVDVDEVISSDFKIRRKNYDKPV; this is encoded by the coding sequence ATGACACAATTTCATATTTGGTTTGGACGCCTGAAAGCTTTGTTTGCGATTACGTTAGGCGTTGCCATTTATTCTTTTGGCTTTGTTAATTTTAATATGGCAAATAGACTTGCAGAAGGTGGAGTATCTGGACTGACATTAATGTTGCACGCATTAATGGGAGTGAACCCAGCCTTTTCTTCTTTGCTATTTAACATTCCGTTATTTATAGTAGGTGCCATGATATTTGGACGACGTTCCTTGGCTTTAACTATCTATGGAACGATAAGTATGTCTATTTTCATATGGTTTTGGCAGAAGGTACCGATTGCCTTGGGACTTGAGCATGATATGATGTTAGTAGCAGTCGTTGCTGGTTTATTTTCAGGTGTTGGGTGCGGATTGGTTTTCAGATATGGTGCCACAACAGGTGGAACTGATATTATTGGGCGTATAGCTGAAGAAAAGATGGGTATTAAGCTGGGTCAGACCTTACTTGCTATAGATGCTGTTATTTTGATAGCTTCTTTGACTTATATTGATTTGAAACAGATGCTTTATACCTTGGTTGCTAGCTTTGTTTTTAGTCAGGTCTTAACTATCGTTCAAAACGGTGGTTATACTATACGGGGAATGATCATTATTACAAAACATTCTAAAGCTGCAGCACATGCTATTTTAACAGAAATTAACCGAGGGGTTACCTATCTTAAAGGAGAAGGCGCCTACTCTGGTAATGAGTATAATGTTATGTATATTACTCTAAGTCCGAATGAAGTTAGAGATGTTAAGCGCATTCTAGCAGACTTGGATCCAGATGCCTTCATTTCAATTGTTGATGTTGATGAAGTCATTAGCTCTGATTTTAAAATTAGGCGTAAAAACTATGATAAGCCAGTTTAG